The following proteins are encoded in a genomic region of Triticum dicoccoides isolate Atlit2015 ecotype Zavitan chromosome 1B, WEW_v2.0, whole genome shotgun sequence:
- the LOC119349358 gene encoding putative disease resistance RPP13-like protein 1, whose protein sequence is MSIPVSMSLSAVGVVGAVNECVTLFQWAKSAVPSLYSRWSGSQEQILQDHVLQLESGLQLLRDTLPAMYDLVNKAEWRSHEHVVAKLLPNLKDAVAEAEDLLDEFGWYEKKVQVEGNASQSSFIDFFHTAVQGSFNKLNDVQLRLNHLSSQLENMGLRGVTRCFDKIVRPETTSFPNETKIFGRDKELKRLLGFLNVPTISKRKRATSSASTSASNHVGNESRILGVHVLPIVGIGGVGKTTLAQHICNHRRVKSHFEMIIWICVSDDFDVKRLTKEVIQSCTRNEATTDNLDSLQRDLSNHVNKKRLLIVLDDMWDDALKENGQCWKRFCAPFRSAQDGSVMLVTTRCPNVTEGVRTMEPIIVEGLKDNVFWNFFKLCAFGSEDSNNDPELESIGRSILAKLKGSPLAAKTLGRMLSMDLQASHWNSILESELWELKQEETDILPALRLSYMYLPFHLKQCFAFCAVYPKDYRFHKARLAEIWAAEGFVDPQCGVPIQDIGCQYFEDLVTRSFFQIISSRYVIHDLLHDMAQMVSEQDCCILRNRSDLDKVPQNVRHLYILPSSEFDDSSLLKLCKYTKLRTLICKKDLKRKTCFVMGEWCTKLLRMRVISCDSTNELPDNIGNWKHLRYLEINKARPLKKIPSTFCWLYHLQILYAKNCRLESLPDDFGKLISLQKFESVGLTYYDGRRMYLGPNNKWREITLMKNLNQFRGHLELIDVHLLSKDHAAELNLKNKKYLDELKLNMREDRPTGFPESDIQFDIDNNDIEVLEVLQPPISLKSLFLKNYDNIWLPSWFQPHNLPRLKSLTFVHCFQLESISPPASLDKLVIKDCPNLVSIGGAKALAKIKTVEISMCPKLKEAE, encoded by the coding sequence ATGTCTATTCCAGTCAGCATGAGCTTATCCGCTGTTGGGGTCGTTGGTGCCGTCAACGAATGTGTCACTTTGTTTCAATGGGCCAAATCTGCCGTTCCCTCTCTTTACTCCCGATGGAGTGGCTCACAGGAGCAAATTCTCCAGGACCATGTGTTGCAGTTGGAGAGTGGCCTACAACTCCTCAGGGACACCCTTCCTGCAATGTACGACCTCGTTAATAAAGCAGAGTGGAGAAGCCATGAACATGTTGTGGCCAAGCTCCTTCCTAATCTCAAGGATGCAGTAGCTGAGGCCGAGGACCTTCTTGATGAGTTTGGATGGTACGAGAAGAAGGTACAAGTGGAGGGCAATGCAAGCCAATCTTCTTTCATTGACTTCTTTCATACCGCCGTACAAGGCAGCTTCAACAAACTGAATGATGTCCAATTGAGGTTGAACCATCTTTCAAGTCAACTGGAGAATATGGGGCTCCGTGGAGTTACACGATGCTTTGATAAAATAGTCAGGCCGGAGACCACATCTTTTCCAAATGAAACAAAAATATTTGGTCGTGACAAGGAACTAAAGCGCTTATTGGGATTTCTCAATGTACCTACAATTTCAAAACGCAAGAGAGCAACTAGTTCGGCAAGCACATCAGCAAGCAATCATGTTGGTAATGAATCGAGAATATTGGGTGTCCATGTTTTGCCAATTGTTGGAATTGGTGGTGTTGGAAAGACAACTTTGGCCCAACATATTTGTAACCATCGACGAGTGAAATCTCACTTTGAGATGATAATTTGGATTTGTGTCTCAGATGACTTTGATGTGAAGAGGTTAACTAAAGAGGTGATACAATCATGTACTAGAAATGAGGCAACAACTGATAATTTGGATTCTCTTCAGCGTGATCTCTCTAACCATGTGAACAAGAAAAGGTTATTGATAGTCCTCGATGACATGTGGGATGATGCCTTAAAGGAAAATGGGCAGTGCTGGAAGAGGTTTTGTGCACCTTTTAGAAGTGCCCAAGATGGAAGTGTGATGTTGGTCACGACTAGATGTCCAAATGTTACTGAGGGGGTGCGGACAATGGAACCCATTATAGTTGAAGGTCTGAAGGACAACGTCTTTTGGAATTTCTTCAAATTGTGTGCGTTTGGATCTGAGGATTCTAATAATGATCCTGAGTTAGAGAGCATTGGTAGAAGCATACTTGCTAAACTAAAGGGTTCACCTCTGGCAGCCAAAACTCTAGGACGCATGTTAAGCATGGACCTTCAAGCATCGCATTGGAATTCTATACTCGAGAGTGAACTGTGGGAGTTGAAACAAGAGGAGACTGACATTTTGCCTGCACTTCGGTTGAGCTACATGTATTTACCATTCCACCTGAAGCAATGCTTTGCATTTTGTGCTGTGTACCCTAAAGATTACAGATTTCATAAGGCACGCTTAGCTGAAATTTGGGCGGCAGAAGGTTTTGTGGATCCTCAGTGTGGTGTTCCAATTCAAGATATTGGTTGTCAGTATTTTGAAGACCTTGTAACACGATCCTTCTTTCAAATAATTAGTAGTAGATATGTAATCCATGACTTGCTACACGACATGGCACAAATGGTTTCAGAGCAGGACTGCTGCATTTTAAGAAATAGAAGTGACTTGGATAAAGTTCCCCAGAATGTTCGTCATCTCTACATACTCCCTAGCAGTGAGTTTGATGATTCCAGCTTGTTAAAGCTATGCAAGTACACAAAGTTGCGTACCCTAATTTGCAAGAAGGATTTAAAGAGAAAAACATGCTTTGTTATGGGCGAATGGTGTACTAAACTTCTGCGTATGCGCGTGATTTCTTGTGACTCCACAAATGAGTTACCAGATAATATTGGCAATTGGAAGCATCTTCGGTACCTTGAAATCAACAAAGCTCGCCCTCTGAAGAAaattccttcaactttttgttggcTTTATCATCTTCAAATTTTATATGCCAAGAATTGCAGGCTAGAAAGCTTGCCCGATGACTTTGGTAAACTGATTAGTTTGCAGAAGTTTGAATCAGTTGGATTAACATATTATGATGGGCGTCGCATGTATCTTGGTCCAAATAACAAGTGGAGAGAAATTACGTTAATGAAGAATCTGAACCAATTCCGCGGGCACTTGGAGCTTATTGATGTTCACTTGCTAAGTAAGGATCATGCCGCAGAACTAAACCTGAAGAATAAGAAATATCTTGATGAGTTGAAACTGAATATGCGGGAGGATCGTCCCACAGGTTTCCCTGAGTCTGATATCCAGTTTGATATCGACAACAATGACATCGAAGTGCTTGAAGTTCTACAGCCTCCTATCAGTCTCAAGTCTTTGTTCCTCAAAAACTATGACAATATCTGGCTCCCAAGTTGGTTTCAACCACATAACCTACCAAGATTAAAATCACTTACTTTTGTACATTGTTTTCAACTCGAGAGCATATCACCTCCTGCATCACTTGACAAATTGGTGATCAAGGATTGTCCAAACCTAGTTTCAATTGGTGGAGCAAAGGCACTTGCAAAAATAAAGACCGTCGAGATATCCATGTGTCCAAAGTTAAAGGAAGCGGAGTAG